The nucleotide window CTGTCATATTATCGAAAAGGGCCATTATTCTTGGACTACTAACTACACTTGGTTTTACTTTCTACACACTCCATCCTATTTCATTGATCAAGGAGTGGGGAACCTCGGTCATCATTGGTTGGGGTATGTTAATTGGCGGCATTGTCCTGTTAATATTCAATCCTGGTTTTAGCGTTGTACAATTGGCGCAAACCTTAACAATTCATACATTTTCGATGATGCTTCTTGTGATTATCAGCGGCACAGTTTCTTTTATTCTCTATATTGGCAGTCTCAAGTATTTAAGCGCCACGGAAACAAGTTTATTATCCAGTATCGAACCCCTAGTTGCTGCAATGGTCTCTATCCTGTGGTTAAACGTAGGGTTTGGCACTACTCAACTATTAGGCGGATTCTTTATCGTTACAGCTGTTGTCCTCTTATCGTTCCCGGATAATCAGCAAAGTAAAAAACAACTGCAGAGTATATGTATTAATGATAGGAGACAGGTTTAA belongs to Mesobacillus sp. AQ2 and includes:
- a CDS encoding DMT family transporter, giving the protein MKTSRYVGLLMIISGATLWGLSGPMIQWLFQSSELTLNNFLVVRLIMAGIITLGLLYLTQKNIFGIWKHRRSWFQLMIFGVLGMLGAQYAFIETIRVSNAVTAVLFQFLGPVFITIYVAWQTRKLPTIMQFLAVIAALVGTVLLITNGSMETVILSKRAIILGLLTTLGFTFYTLHPISLIKEWGTSVIIGWGMLIGGIVLLIFNPGFSVVQLAQTLTIHTFSMMLLVIISGTVSFILYIGSLKYLSATETSLLSSIEPLVAAMVSILWLNVGFGTTQLLGGFFIVTAVVLLSFPDNQQSKKQLQSICINDRRQV